A single Saccharolobus shibatae B12 DNA region contains:
- a CDS encoding aerobic carbon-monoxide dehydrogenase large subunit, translated as MEETLPPTGVHGMGHKIRRKEDVRFLMGKGTYVDDIKLPNMAYLVFVRSPYAHAKIKKINVEKAKSIPGVIDIITGEELDKAGLAWIPTLMGDKMMVLPTDKVVFQGQEVVAIIAEDRYAAMDAANQVEIEYEPLEPIADPKKALEPNSPIVRPDKKSNLVFRWEAGDKEATDKVFKEADIVVSQDFYYQRLHVAYMEPVGSIAHYDPVSGKLTLWMTTQAPHVVRTVFSLVTKIPENKIRIVSPDIGGGFGGKVYVYPGYVVSAYASIKLGRPVKWINTRSEDMRSTAFARDFHIHGELAAKKDGIIVGLRIKVISDHGAFYGDANPSKFPAGLFSICTGAYDIKAAYVEVTGAYTNKPAGGIAYRCSFRVTEASYTIERLVDTLAHELGMDPAELRLKNFIPSEKFPYRSALGWTYDSGNYASALKKAMEKIGYYELRKEQEEKKKKGELMGIGISTFVEIVGAGPADLFDIVGIKMFDSAEIRIHPTGKVIARFGTRAQGQGHETTYAQIISEILGIPVEDIIVEEGDTDTCPYGLGTYASRSTPTAGAAAAVASRKILDKAKKIAAHLLEAREEDIVFEKGKFYVKGYPDKYKTIQDVALAAYTNPPPNIEAGLEAVTYYNPPNMTFPFGAYICVVDVDKGTGQVKVRRFVAVDDCGNIINPVIVDGQIMGALTMGFGTAFMEEIRYDENGNIYGGSFAEYLIPTAVETPRWELDKTVTPSPHHPLGAKGVGESATVGSPAAFVNAVVDALWDLGAKHIDMPIWPWKVWKVLKEKGMASDE; from the coding sequence ATGGAAGAAACTTTACCACCAACAGGAGTTCACGGTATGGGACATAAGATAAGGCGTAAAGAGGATGTCAGGTTCTTAATGGGTAAAGGGACTTACGTTGACGATATAAAACTACCTAATATGGCGTATCTAGTTTTCGTGAGAAGTCCTTACGCTCATGCTAAAATAAAGAAAATCAACGTCGAGAAGGCTAAGTCTATACCAGGAGTTATCGATATAATTACTGGAGAAGAGCTAGATAAGGCAGGGTTAGCATGGATCCCAACTCTAATGGGAGATAAAATGATGGTATTACCAACAGATAAGGTAGTATTTCAAGGTCAAGAAGTAGTAGCTATAATAGCTGAGGATAGGTATGCTGCAATGGATGCGGCAAATCAAGTGGAAATAGAATACGAACCGTTAGAACCAATAGCCGATCCTAAAAAAGCGTTAGAGCCCAATTCCCCTATTGTTAGACCAGATAAGAAATCTAATCTAGTATTTAGATGGGAAGCAGGTGATAAAGAAGCAACTGATAAGGTATTTAAAGAAGCGGATATTGTAGTAAGTCAAGACTTCTACTATCAACGTTTACATGTAGCCTATATGGAACCAGTTGGTTCAATAGCACATTATGATCCAGTTTCTGGAAAGTTAACTCTATGGATGACCACTCAAGCTCCTCATGTCGTTAGGACAGTTTTTTCACTAGTAACTAAAATTCCAGAAAATAAAATAAGGATAGTATCACCAGATATAGGAGGAGGTTTCGGTGGTAAAGTCTACGTTTATCCTGGATACGTGGTATCCGCTTATGCATCAATAAAGTTAGGAAGACCAGTTAAATGGATAAATACTAGGTCTGAGGATATGAGAAGTACTGCATTTGCAAGAGACTTCCACATTCATGGTGAGTTGGCTGCTAAAAAGGATGGTATTATCGTGGGGCTTAGAATTAAGGTAATAAGTGACCATGGAGCATTTTATGGTGATGCGAATCCAAGTAAATTCCCAGCAGGGTTATTTAGTATTTGCACTGGTGCTTACGATATAAAAGCTGCGTACGTTGAGGTTACTGGAGCTTACACTAATAAACCAGCAGGGGGTATAGCGTATAGGTGTTCATTCAGGGTAACAGAGGCCTCTTATACAATAGAAAGATTAGTTGATACTCTAGCCCACGAATTGGGTATGGATCCTGCAGAGTTAAGATTAAAGAACTTTATACCTTCAGAGAAGTTTCCATATAGATCAGCACTTGGTTGGACTTACGATAGTGGAAACTATGCCTCAGCGTTAAAGAAAGCAATGGAGAAGATAGGGTACTATGAGCTGAGAAAGGAGCAAGAGGAGAAGAAAAAGAAGGGAGAGCTCATGGGCATAGGAATCAGCACTTTTGTTGAAATAGTAGGTGCTGGTCCAGCTGATCTGTTTGATATAGTGGGGATTAAGATGTTTGATAGTGCTGAAATTAGAATACATCCCACTGGAAAAGTCATAGCCAGATTTGGAACACGAGCACAAGGTCAAGGACATGAGACAACATACGCTCAAATTATCTCTGAAATATTAGGTATTCCAGTAGAAGACATAATAGTAGAAGAGGGTGATACTGACACTTGTCCGTACGGTTTAGGTACCTATGCAAGTCGTAGTACACCCACTGCAGGTGCTGCTGCAGCTGTAGCTTCTAGAAAGATTTTAGATAAGGCCAAGAAAATAGCAGCTCATCTACTTGAAGCCAGAGAAGAGGATATAGTGTTTGAAAAGGGCAAGTTTTATGTTAAAGGATATCCAGATAAATACAAAACTATTCAGGATGTTGCACTTGCCGCATATACTAACCCACCTCCCAACATTGAAGCCGGGCTTGAGGCAGTAACGTATTATAACCCACCAAACATGACATTCCCATTTGGAGCATATATCTGCGTGGTGGATGTAGATAAAGGAACTGGTCAGGTTAAGGTAAGGAGATTTGTAGCTGTTGACGACTGTGGTAATATAATAAATCCAGTGATTGTCGATGGACAAATAATGGGAGCACTAACAATGGGTTTCGGTACAGCCTTCATGGAGGAAATACGTTATGACGAGAACGGAAATATTTACGGTGGAAGTTTCGCCGAATACCTAATACCTACTGCAGTTGAAACACCAAGATGGGAATTAGATAAGACTGTAACGCCATCCCCACACCATCCTTTAGGTGCTAAAGGAGTTGGTGAGTCCGCTACTGTAGGATCTCCAGCAGCGTTTGTAAATGCAGTGGTTGACGCTTTGTGGGATTTAGGGGCTAAACATATTGATATGCCGATATGGCCGTGGAAAGTTTGGAAAGTTCTTAAAGAGAAAGGAATGGCGTCTGATGAGTAA
- a CDS encoding (2Fe-2S)-binding protein, producing MAQKVHVKITINGKPYEADIEPRLLLVHFIREIAGLTGTHIGCDTTNCGACTIILTGKAAKSCTIFAVQANGKEVLTIEGLAKDGKLHPIQEGFWVKHGLQCGYCTPGMIMAAYQLLKRNPNPTEEEIRWGISGNLCRCTGYQNIVEAIKYAAEKMREVG from the coding sequence ATGGCTCAGAAGGTTCACGTGAAAATAACAATTAATGGAAAGCCATATGAGGCTGATATAGAGCCTAGGTTACTACTAGTACATTTCATTAGAGAGATTGCAGGACTGACTGGAACTCATATAGGATGTGATACAACAAATTGTGGTGCTTGTACGATAATTCTCACTGGTAAAGCAGCAAAGTCATGTACCATATTTGCGGTTCAAGCTAATGGAAAGGAAGTACTAACTATAGAGGGTCTAGCTAAAGATGGCAAATTACATCCAATACAAGAAGGATTTTGGGTTAAGCATGGACTACAATGTGGTTATTGCACTCCAGGGATGATAATGGCTGCATATCAATTACTTAAAAGGAATCCAAATCCTACGGAGGAAGAGATAAGATGGGGTATTTCTGGAAATTTGTGCAGATGTACTGGCTATCAAAATATAGTTGAAGCCATAAAATACGCTGCTGAGAAAATGAGGGAGGTAGGTTAG
- a CDS encoding FAD binding domain-containing protein codes for MYPPPFDYYAPSNLNEALELLSKYGEEAKVLAGGQSLIIAMKLRIVSPKYIIDVNNIPNLSYVNESDGYLRIGALTRYSDLEFSDLIKTKYPLLHEAVKHLADPIVRNWGTVGGNVCYNHPGNNLPAVMLAYNAEFVATSLSGSRVIKARDFFLGPFQTALRPDEILTEVRIPIPQPRNGGHYIKLERRVGDFAIVSTAVNLSLDYDGTVKEAGIAIGGAANNPVKVTKAEELLKGNKINDSLIKQVGKIVTEEITPAEEPFGPPGEYKKAMAGVLTVRAIKYSLRRVLGGG; via the coding sequence GTGTATCCTCCACCATTCGACTATTATGCTCCAAGTAACCTCAACGAAGCATTAGAGCTTCTTTCCAAGTATGGCGAAGAGGCTAAGGTATTAGCTGGTGGACAGAGCTTGATAATAGCAATGAAATTAAGGATAGTCTCTCCTAAGTATATAATTGACGTCAATAACATACCTAATCTCTCATATGTTAATGAATCTGATGGATATTTAAGAATAGGTGCCCTTACTAGGTATTCTGACCTGGAGTTCTCAGATTTGATAAAAACTAAGTATCCATTACTTCATGAAGCTGTTAAGCATCTAGCTGATCCAATAGTTAGGAATTGGGGAACAGTTGGAGGAAATGTGTGCTATAATCACCCAGGAAATAATTTACCCGCCGTAATGCTAGCATATAATGCTGAGTTTGTTGCTACTAGTCTCTCTGGGAGTAGGGTTATTAAAGCGAGGGATTTCTTCTTAGGGCCCTTCCAAACTGCACTAAGACCGGATGAGATTCTGACTGAGGTGAGAATCCCAATTCCTCAACCTAGAAATGGAGGTCATTATATAAAATTAGAGAGAAGAGTTGGAGATTTCGCTATAGTTTCCACTGCAGTCAACCTATCCTTAGATTATGATGGTACCGTTAAGGAGGCTGGGATCGCAATAGGAGGAGCCGCTAACAACCCAGTTAAAGTAACTAAAGCTGAGGAGTTATTGAAGGGAAATAAGATAAATGATAGCCTAATAAAGCAAGTTGGAAAAATAGTCACTGAAGAGATTACGCCAGCCGAAGAACCCTTTGGCCCACCAGGAGAGTACAAGAAGGCAATGGCCGGGGTGCTGACAGTAAGGGCAATTAAATACAGTCTAAGAAGGGTATTGGGAGGTGGTTGA
- a CDS encoding XdhC family protein: MMYEEKSNSYFGHSYKFINRVKELIENEEEFAIVEVIKTEGPSSLKPGNKLIVKSDGSFEGWIGGFCTKDDIIRYSLEAIENGQIKYLNLNTCHGGVVYLYIEPVISKKRLILVGNNPITRYIQSLGEMLGFIIIKLESANELANVKITRNTFAVIATMGEKDHEFAESLLNSGIRYIGVVAGKRRGEDLLSYLHNKGYKEESLTRIKVPAGIDIHAISPEEIALSVLAEIVKISNTKEMISKKEESEEIVDPVCGMTVSKSVPYYSTFRGKVYYFCSKYCKDKFDGNPQIYVK, encoded by the coding sequence ATGATGTATGAAGAAAAGAGCAATAGCTACTTTGGCCATTCTTATAAGTTTATAAATAGGGTTAAGGAGTTGATTGAAAACGAAGAAGAGTTTGCAATAGTTGAAGTAATAAAAACAGAAGGTCCTAGTTCATTAAAGCCCGGTAATAAGCTAATAGTTAAGAGTGATGGAAGCTTTGAGGGATGGATAGGAGGATTCTGTACTAAGGATGATATAATAAGGTACTCGTTAGAGGCAATAGAAAATGGTCAAATCAAATATTTGAATTTAAATACTTGTCATGGAGGAGTTGTCTATTTATATATAGAACCCGTTATATCTAAGAAAAGACTTATTTTAGTTGGAAATAACCCTATAACGCGTTACATTCAGAGTTTAGGAGAGATGCTTGGCTTCATTATAATAAAGTTAGAGAGTGCAAATGAGTTAGCAAATGTAAAGATAACTAGAAATACCTTTGCTGTGATAGCTACCATGGGTGAGAAAGATCATGAATTTGCGGAAAGTCTTCTAAATTCTGGGATAAGGTATATTGGAGTTGTAGCTGGAAAGAGAAGGGGAGAGGACTTACTTTCATATCTACATAATAAGGGATATAAGGAAGAGTCTCTTACTAGAATTAAAGTTCCTGCAGGAATAGATATACACGCTATTTCACCAGAAGAAATAGCGTTAAGTGTTTTGGCTGAAATAGTTAAGATTTCAAATACTAAAGAGATGATTAGCAAGAAAGAGGAAAGTGAGGAGATTGTTGATCCAGTTTGTGGGATGACGGTCTCTAAGTCAGTTCCTTATTATTCAACTTTTAGAGGTAAAGTATACTATTTCTGTAGTAAATATTGTAAAGATAAATTCGATGGTAATCCTCAAATATATGTTAAATAA
- a CDS encoding DMT family transporter: MSSRTAYLFIKWMIPVAIVWGLSYPLTKLITVYSSPMIVSVVRVAIGSVFFILLGKGLSLGVKQFINGLFNFVGLLTFLNLGVYFSSNPGLVAVMIYTQPLFILIIEMIMGTKVKMRGIIGIILGVIGVTASAFLSFNLGLLFGLLGGVIWAIGTVYYRRNLVKEDLVKLNAFMGVTSLPILLLLTPVGYHFVLSVINVGLLIALGLIAQVGGFYFWFNAVRYLGSVKAGSGSLLVPIMAYVLSFAFFREVPTPIQIIGSAITLIGVYLTMTS, from the coding sequence ATGTCATCCCGTACGGCATATCTCTTTATAAAATGGATGATCCCAGTAGCCATAGTTTGGGGGCTTTCATATCCTTTAACTAAACTAATTACAGTTTATTCCTCGCCAATGATAGTTAGTGTGGTTAGAGTTGCTATTGGTAGTGTATTTTTCATATTGTTAGGCAAGGGTCTTTCATTAGGTGTGAAGCAATTCATTAACGGTCTGTTTAACTTTGTGGGATTGTTAACCTTTTTGAACTTAGGCGTTTATTTCTCTTCAAACCCCGGTTTAGTTGCAGTTATGATCTATACTCAACCGCTATTCATCCTTATAATAGAGATGATCATGGGAACTAAAGTTAAGATGAGAGGAATAATTGGAATAATTTTAGGCGTAATAGGAGTAACAGCCTCAGCGTTCCTATCATTTAATTTAGGACTATTATTTGGTTTACTAGGAGGCGTGATATGGGCAATTGGTACAGTATATTATAGAAGGAATTTAGTTAAAGAAGATTTAGTGAAATTGAACGCATTTATGGGTGTTACTTCACTTCCTATCCTATTACTCCTAACGCCAGTTGGATATCATTTCGTGCTCAGCGTAATAAACGTGGGATTGCTAATAGCACTAGGATTAATTGCACAAGTGGGAGGATTCTATTTCTGGTTTAACGCTGTTAGATATTTAGGAAGTGTAAAGGCTGGCTCAGGATCGTTGTTAGTTCCGATAATGGCCTACGTATTGTCTTTCGCTTTCTTTAGAGAAGTTCCAACACCTATTCAAATAATTGGTTCTGCAATAACACTAATAGGAGTGTACTTAACGATGACTAGCTAA
- a CDS encoding NAD(P)/FAD-dependent oxidoreductase: MPEKSCYYLIIGSGIAGYNALKELLQIKPNSKIIMVTADKYYPYDRPPLSKYYLRGEMSRDKLFFESDDFYKRDNLEVILNKSVERIDISSKEAILSDGNTISFNKALITTGGRPRKLNIPGSENALYLRTLDDSDKIREAASKSKNALIIGAGFIGVEVASSLTTLGVKTTVVEVMPYIWNTFVDEKVSRVIQQYLEGKGISFILNDSVKEIRDRVAVTSSGRRLETDMLLIAVGITPNVELAKESGIQVDNGIIVNEYLETSVKDIYAAGDIANIFDPREGRRKRIEHWNNAEYTGKLAARNMAGNREAYNFISSIWSDIFDIHIESAGETRNYDEYVIRGRFNSDNPNFNVIYLKGGVVKGYVAINRDYNELEVLNKLIEEGKDVSNKKNSLADEGFDLKELLK, translated from the coding sequence ATGCCTGAAAAATCTTGTTACTACTTAATTATTGGGAGTGGTATTGCGGGATATAACGCGTTGAAGGAACTACTCCAAATAAAACCAAACTCAAAAATAATCATGGTAACAGCAGACAAATACTACCCATACGACAGACCACCACTATCGAAATACTACCTAAGAGGAGAAATGTCACGTGACAAATTATTCTTTGAGTCTGATGATTTTTATAAGAGGGATAATTTGGAGGTAATATTGAACAAGAGTGTTGAAAGGATCGATATAAGTTCAAAGGAGGCAATATTGAGCGATGGTAATACAATATCCTTTAATAAGGCACTAATAACCACTGGTGGTAGGCCTAGAAAATTAAACATTCCAGGAAGTGAGAATGCCTTATACTTGAGAACACTTGATGACTCCGACAAGATAAGGGAGGCTGCGAGTAAGAGTAAGAATGCGTTAATAATTGGGGCTGGATTTATAGGTGTTGAGGTTGCATCTAGCCTAACGACACTTGGCGTGAAGACTACAGTAGTTGAAGTAATGCCATACATATGGAACACATTCGTTGATGAAAAAGTATCAAGAGTAATACAACAATACTTGGAGGGTAAGGGGATAAGCTTCATACTTAACGATTCAGTAAAGGAGATCCGAGATAGAGTCGCAGTAACGTCAAGTGGTAGGAGATTAGAGACAGACATGCTACTAATAGCCGTGGGAATAACACCAAACGTGGAACTCGCCAAAGAAAGCGGTATACAAGTTGATAATGGTATAATTGTAAACGAGTACCTAGAAACTAGTGTTAAGGACATTTACGCAGCTGGGGATATTGCAAATATATTCGATCCTAGGGAGGGTAGGAGGAAGAGGATTGAGCACTGGAATAATGCGGAGTACACTGGAAAATTGGCAGCTAGGAACATGGCTGGTAATAGAGAAGCCTACAACTTCATATCATCCATATGGTCAGATATATTCGACATACACATAGAGTCAGCTGGAGAGACGAGGAATTACGATGAGTACGTAATAAGAGGAAGATTCAATTCTGATAATCCTAATTTTAATGTAATATATTTGAAAGGTGGTGTAGTTAAGGGATACGTTGCGATAAATAGGGATTATAACGAATTGGAGGTTCTAAATAAGTTAATTGAAGAAGGTAAAGACGTTTCTAATAAGAAGAACTCTTTGGCAGATGAGGGATTCGACCTCAAGGAGTTGCTTAAGTGA
- a CDS encoding SelT/SelW/SelH family protein gives MQDPVCKMEVENTTPYRINYKGITYYFCSKGCLDEFKVNPTKYVSPADLNKKIDVKIVYCRPCKYMDRALNLARDILSYFEEANVELVQGDRGILDIYVNDELVFSRYIEKRFPESEEILKSIGQKLQLARQS, from the coding sequence ATGCAAGATCCCGTTTGTAAGATGGAAGTTGAGAACACTACGCCCTATAGAATAAACTATAAGGGTATAACGTACTATTTCTGTTCTAAAGGATGTTTAGACGAGTTTAAGGTTAATCCCACTAAATACGTCTCACCAGCTGATCTGAATAAGAAAATTGACGTTAAGATAGTTTACTGCAGGCCTTGCAAGTATATGGACAGAGCGTTAAATCTGGCAAGAGATATTCTATCCTATTTTGAGGAGGCCAATGTTGAACTAGTCCAAGGTGATAGGGGAATACTAGATATATATGTTAATGATGAGTTAGTATTTTCTAGATATATAGAAAAAAGGTTCCCAGAAAGTGAGGAGATTCTAAAAAGTATAGGTCAAAAATTACAACTTGCCAGACAATCTTAG
- a CDS encoding ATP-binding protein, with translation MIPLFIDRERELKFLEDRYREDKAQLIIIYGRRRIGKTEIIKQFIKGKKAIYHLCTSDGLASNVNRLKEEFASFTGKAYFKSLNVSLDELLMYFADEVMGKIVLALDEFQYLIESERSITSLIQRAWDEKLKDSKIFLILTGSSIGMMENEVLSNKSPLYGRRTGSWRVDEISFPYLSDFFPSKNIVDLVKIWSIVGGIPFYILQFDERKSIEENVKEKIMSKGSILYDEPLFLLREEFREQRVYLSILRAISKGYTTISLISNYTGIDRSNLTAYLDRLEENGIISRVIPYGKKKGWYEISDNFFDFWFKFVYDNLNYLEIDMVDEVISKSNFDEYYSFKFEKLVKDLLRRKMIRLPFNYNLVSFYSHKGEEIDIVLEGERAIFLGEVKWSENVEVKPLLWKMKRVMSKINEKGKEEYYGVFAKSITKCNGNVLCYELGEGKEVFRLKG, from the coding sequence GTGATACCACTTTTTATTGATAGAGAAAGAGAGTTGAAATTTTTGGAAGATAGGTACAGAGAGGATAAGGCTCAATTAATAATAATTTACGGAAGGAGGAGGATTGGAAAGACCGAGATAATTAAACAATTCATCAAAGGGAAAAAAGCGATTTACCATTTGTGTACTTCTGACGGTTTAGCAAGTAACGTTAATAGACTTAAAGAAGAGTTTGCATCATTTACCGGAAAGGCTTATTTTAAGTCACTAAATGTTAGCCTAGACGAACTTTTGATGTACTTTGCGGATGAGGTTATGGGGAAGATTGTTTTAGCACTAGACGAATTTCAGTATTTAATTGAAAGTGAGAGAAGTATCACTTCGCTAATTCAGAGGGCCTGGGATGAGAAATTAAAGGATAGTAAAATTTTCTTGATTCTCACGGGTTCAAGTATCGGTATGATGGAGAATGAGGTTTTATCCAACAAATCTCCTTTATACGGTAGAAGAACAGGGAGTTGGAGAGTTGATGAAATTTCGTTTCCCTACCTTTCTGACTTCTTCCCTTCGAAGAATATAGTAGATCTAGTTAAAATATGGAGCATAGTAGGAGGAATACCATTCTATATTCTTCAGTTTGATGAAAGAAAGAGTATTGAGGAGAACGTTAAAGAAAAGATAATGAGCAAGGGTAGTATACTTTATGATGAACCATTATTTCTTCTTAGGGAAGAATTTAGGGAACAGAGAGTTTATCTCAGTATATTAAGAGCTATTTCCAAAGGGTATACTACTATCTCATTAATTTCGAATTACACCGGAATTGATAGGAGTAATCTCACAGCTTATTTAGATAGATTGGAAGAAAACGGAATTATTAGTAGGGTAATCCCTTATGGAAAGAAGAAGGGTTGGTACGAAATTAGTGATAACTTCTTTGATTTCTGGTTCAAATTCGTTTACGACAATCTGAATTATTTAGAGATAGACATGGTCGATGAGGTTATTAGTAAGAGTAATTTTGACGAGTATTATTCCTTTAAGTTTGAAAAATTAGTCAAGGATTTACTGAGAAGAAAGATGATCAGACTTCCTTTTAATTACAATCTCGTTTCCTTCTATTCTCATAAGGGAGAAGAAATTGATATAGTTTTAGAAGGCGAAAGGGCTATATTTCTAGGAGAAGTAAAGTGGAGTGAAAATGTTGAAGTTAAACCTTTATTGTGGAAGATGAAAAGGGTAATGTCGAAAATTAACGAAAAGGGAAAGGAGGAGTATTACGGTGTGTTTGCCAAATCGATTACGAAATGTAATGGTAACGTATTATGCTACGAATTAGGGGAAGGAAAGGAGGTTTTCAGATTAAAAGGTTAA
- a CDS encoding HEPN domain-containing protein: protein MVSRVSDWLRQAERNLRSAEINYQNEVYEEACYESQQTAEKAVKALLSYFHKELRGHSITFLLQSSSIQIPGEILKCAQELDKHYIPSRYPDAYDQGAPADYYNEDDANRCLDCGKKILSWVKGIVGGTV from the coding sequence ATGGTAAGCAGAGTTAGTGACTGGCTTAGACAAGCTGAGAGAAATCTTAGATCTGCGGAGATTAATTATCAGAATGAGGTTTACGAGGAAGCTTGTTATGAGTCTCAACAGACTGCCGAGAAAGCGGTTAAAGCGTTACTAAGTTATTTTCATAAAGAATTAAGGGGACATTCAATTACCTTTCTTTTACAATCCTCTTCTATCCAAATTCCCGGTGAGATATTGAAGTGCGCTCAAGAGCTCGATAAACATTATATCCCTTCCCGCTATCCCGATGCATATGACCAGGGTGCTCCTGCCGATTATTACAATGAGGATGATGCAAATAGATGTTTAGATTGCGGTAAGAAGATTTTATCATGGGTGAAGGGAATTGTTGGAGGAACTGTGTGA
- a CDS encoding nucleotidyltransferase domain-containing protein, which produces MLEELCEIYSKFNPKLVILFGSYARGDYTNESDIDVLVVSDIFSRDPRESFGMAYNLKFPQVMPVAMNTQVFLKKLDEGSTFILEIIEDGKVLCGEKEFEREVLEKYKKIRKRFRRKGRLWEW; this is translated from the coding sequence TTGTTGGAGGAACTGTGTGAAATTTATTCTAAGTTTAATCCAAAACTGGTCATACTATTTGGCTCCTATGCCAGAGGAGATTACACTAATGAGAGTGATATAGACGTTCTAGTAGTTTCCGATATATTCTCTAGAGATCCGAGAGAAAGCTTTGGTATGGCTTATAATCTAAAATTTCCTCAAGTAATGCCTGTAGCAATGAATACTCAAGTTTTTCTGAAGAAACTAGACGAAGGTTCGACTTTTATTCTGGAGATTATAGAAGATGGAAAAGTACTGTGCGGGGAGAAAGAATTTGAAAGAGAAGTATTAGAGAAGTACAAGAAAATTAGAAAGAGGTTTAGGAGAAAAGGTAGACTATGGGAATGGTGA
- a CDS encoding HEPN domain-containing protein — MSFLLNNAKNFLHDARRDFEEGIWNLSVFHSEQALQLCVKYKLYIHLGDYPKTHDLKILISNLGRFEKVKIDELMLDFLVQSYISSRYLPYTFSKESAEKALNFVENIMRSLGCL, encoded by the coding sequence ATGAGCTTTCTTCTCAACAACGCTAAAAATTTCTTGCATGATGCAAGGAGAGATTTTGAGGAAGGGATTTGGAATTTATCGGTATTTCATTCGGAACAAGCTCTACAACTTTGCGTTAAATATAAATTATATATTCATTTGGGTGATTATCCGAAAACTCATGACCTAAAGATACTAATCAGTAATCTAGGGAGATTTGAGAAGGTAAAAATAGATGAGTTAATGTTGGATTTTTTAGTACAATCGTATATCTCTTCTCGTTACTTACCTTATACTTTCTCAAAGGAGAGTGCTGAAAAAGCTTTAAATTTTGTAGAGAATATAATGAGGAGTCTAGGATGTCTATAA
- a CDS encoding nucleotidyltransferase domain-containing protein — MSIIDVLEENKRLRDNYIKNLNFYLDRIKEVVRNIDPNTKIILFGSYVRGNFRPDSDIDVLIITNVSNEFDRLKIYHEVNKAIGNPNPFEIHVINKEEYISWYSKFLDVYKEV, encoded by the coding sequence ATGTCTATAATTGATGTTCTTGAGGAGAATAAGAGATTGAGAGACAATTATATAAAGAACTTAAATTTCTATCTAGATAGAATTAAAGAAGTTGTTAGGAATATTGATCCAAATACTAAGATTATTTTATTCGGCAGTTACGTAAGGGGAAATTTCAGACCGGATAGTGATATTGACGTGTTAATAATAACTAATGTGAGCAATGAATTCGACAGGTTGAAAATTTACCATGAGGTTAACAAGGCTATAGGCAATCCAAATCCCTTTGAAATTCACGTGATTAATAAAGAAGAGTACATATCTTGGTATTCTAAATTTCTTGACGTGTATAAAGAAGTTTAA
- a CDS encoding PIG-L deacetylase family protein, translating into MKIVFISPHPDDECDNAGGTLAKLVKRGNEVYIIYLTDGSMGSPIAEERGRTLAEKRKREALEGLKILGIRNSPFFLDFPDYRLKFHVNEAKNYVSEIFKSLSPDIVFYPSLFEAHPDHKAGGHIAKQAVIGLRISEFTYLNWPPLNWRRVLWKLSHKRILVNIKEFKEVKLKAMMRHESQFRYLDKDYVHRFFETDFERFYVEKLIDKSHLREILDN; encoded by the coding sequence GTGAAGATAGTTTTTATTTCACCACATCCAGACGACGAGTGTGATAATGCCGGAGGTACTTTAGCTAAATTAGTTAAACGAGGTAACGAGGTTTATATTATTTATCTGACAGATGGTAGCATGGGTTCTCCTATAGCTGAAGAGAGGGGAAGGACTTTAGCTGAAAAGAGAAAGAGAGAAGCGTTAGAGGGTTTAAAGATTTTAGGTATAAGGAATAGTCCATTTTTCTTAGATTTCCCTGACTATAGACTTAAATTTCATGTTAACGAAGCAAAAAATTACGTTTCTGAAATTTTTAAATCTCTAAGTCCCGACATAGTTTTCTATCCTTCCCTCTTCGAGGCTCATCCAGATCATAAGGCAGGTGGTCATATTGCTAAACAAGCTGTTATCGGTTTGAGGATTAGTGAATTTACATATTTAAATTGGCCTCCCTTAAATTGGAGGCGTGTTTTGTGGAAACTAAGCCATAAGAGGATTTTAGTTAACATTAAGGAGTTTAAGGAGGTCAAGTTAAAGGCTATGATGAGACATGAATCTCAGTTTAGATACCTAGACAAGGATTACGTCCATAGATTTTTTGAAACGGACTTCGAAAGGTTTTATGTAGAGAAGCTAATAGATAAATCGCACTTAAGGGAGATTTTAGATAATTAA